Proteins encoded in a region of the Drosophila sechellia strain sech25 chromosome 2L, ASM438219v1, whole genome shotgun sequence genome:
- the LOC6617433 gene encoding uncharacterized protein LOC6617433, translated as MQLLLAFVLLLGLSVLATKEPEEVKIAGECAKENHVIKKEALDLLMSYRLKKITHNVMCFINCMFERTNTLQKVKEKVAKENHNCDSSIKDADKCAESFHKFQCLVKIQMKSRG; from the exons ATGCAATTGTTGCTGGCTTTTGTACTGCTGCTTGGCCTCTCGGTTTTGGCCACTAAGGAA CCGGAAGAAGTTAAAATTGCCGGCGAGTGTGCCAAGGAAAACCATGTTATTAAAAAGGAGGCACTTGACCTTTTAATGAGCTACCGCTTGAAGAAGATAACCCACAACGTCATGTGCTTCATCAACTGCATGTTCGAGCGAACCAACACGCTGCAGAAAGTGAAGGAGAAAGTTGCAAAGGAAAATCACAACTGCGACTCCTCCATCAAGGACGCTGATAAGTGTGCAGAATCCTTCCACAAATTCCAATGCTTGGTTAAGATTCAGATGAAATCGAGAGGATAG